A stretch of DNA from Alteromonas gilva:
GACGGCTGAGGCAAAGAAAGAGCAAATTGTTGCTGCCGCTCAGGCTGGCGTAAACGGCTATGTTGTTAAGCCTTTCACAGCAGCTACATTAAAAGAAAAACTAGATAAGATATTCGAACGTTTAGGTTAATTCAGTTAAGTGTTTAACCGCCTGAGGACAACTGGATGACTGAAAAAAAGAAAGTCCCCATGACTCTGGACGAAGCAAAGCAGTTGGTTACCTTTTTAGAAAATGGTGACGATGAATCGGCTAACGCCCTGCTGGATGCTGTCGCGATGAAAGAGTCCGTAGAACTATTTGCAGAAGTGGGCAAGCTTACCCGTCAGCTTCACGACTCGTTGAACAACTTTCAATTGGACGAACGCATAGCCGGTCTGGCTAACGAAGAAATTCCCGATGCACAGACACGATTGACCTACGTTATTGAAGAAACTGAAAAAGCAGCTAATACTACAATGGATGCTGTAGAAAGCAGTATGCCGATTGTTGAAACCATGAAAGGTCAACTCGACAGTGTGATGCCTGAGTGGAAAAAACTGATGAACCGCGAGATCGAGCTTGATGAGTTTAAGTCGATGTGTCTCGATTTAGATAAGTTTTTAGAAGAATCTGCCAAAAATGCCGATCAGCTTATGTCGTTGTTAACCGAAGTACTGATGGCTCAAGGATATCAGGATTTGACTGGCCAGGTAATCCGCAGAGTGATCGAGTTGGTGAAAGAGGTTGAAGACAGTCTGGTTCACATGTTGACCGTGTTTGGTGGTGCCGAGGTGTCGAAGTCACCCAGTGCAGCGCCTAAGTCGGTTGAAACAGAAATCAAAGCCGAGGGGCCAATTATTGATGCTGAGTCACGCGATGACGTAGTGTCTGGCCAGGATGATGTAGACGATTTATTGTCCAGCCTGGGTTTTTAGGGGAGCGGGTGCATGTCTTTTGATGTCGATGAAGATATTTTGCAGGACTTTCTGGTGGAAGCCGGAGAAATACTGGAACAACTCCAGGAGCAGTTAGTTGATCTGGAAAATAATCCGGAAGATAAGGATCTTCTCAATGCAATATTCCGTGGCTATCACACCGTTAAAGGCGGTGCGGGCTTTTTATCTTTAACTGAATTAGTTGAGATCTGTCACGGTGCCGAAAATGTGTTCGATGTTATGCGAAATGGACAGCGAACACTCACTCCTGAATTGATGGATACGATTCTGCAAGCCACAGATGTTGTGGTGGATATGTTCGAAAAGGTCAAAATGCGTGAGCCGCTGGTGCCAGCCAGCGCGCAGCTCGTCGAGACATTGCACAAGCTCAGCACCCCTGAAACAGCGGATGAAAACATCTTTGAGGATAGTGCCGAAGCGCCAGCAGCACCTGCAGAGCCAGAACCGATCGAAGATACCTTTGAGTTAGACGATGAGCCGGTCAGTACGCCTGACACAACGGCACGTTCGTCTGAACTCATCGAAGATATTTCTGAAGATGAGTTCGAAGCCTTACTTGATGAGTTGCATGGTACCGGCGGAGCGCCTGGTGCTGCCAGCGCAGCGAAACAGGCAACGCCGAAAGCCGAGGCATCAGTGGCTGCCAGTGGTGGTGATGATATTACCGACGACGAATTTGAAGCGCTGTTGGATGAACTGCATGGCAAAGGGCAGTTTAGTAAAGAAAGTGCCGTAGAGCCTTCCGCAAAGGCAACGCCGGCCGCCCCGGTCTCTGATGATAGCGACGAAATATCGGACGATGAATTCGAAGCGCTGCTTGATCAGTTGCATGGCGAGGGCAAAGGGCCTGCTGCCGCTGCGGCTAAACCTGCTGCTGCCAGTAGTGAAGCCGCTGCGCCAGCTGCAACTTCAAAGGATAAAGAAAAGCCTGCGCCTAAAGAGGCCAGCAAGCCTGCGCCGCAACCAGCCGCCAAAGCGGCACCGGCAGCGGCCAAGTCGCCTGCACCTGCGGGCAAAGAGGAAAAGAAATCAACGCCACCCCCACCACCAGCTGAAACAACCGTGCGGGTTGATACCAAACGCCTTGATCAGATCATGAATATGGTGGGCGAGCTGGTACTGGTTCGAAACCGACTGATCAGCCTTGGCATCAATAATGCCGATGAGTCGATGTCGAAAGCCATTGCTAATTTGGATGTGGTGACCGGCGATCTGCAAGGCGCGGTCATGCAGACACGCATGCAGCCTATCAAGAAAGTGTTTGGTCGTTTCCCACGGGTTGTTCGCGATTTGGCGCGCACGCTGAAAAAAGAAATCACCCTGGAGCTTGAGGGTGAAGAGACCGACTTAGATAAAAATCTGGTTGAGGCGCTGGCCGATCCTTTAGTGCATTTGGTGCGAAATTCCGTAGACCATGGCATTGAAATGCCTGATGACCGTCAGGCTGCAGGGAAAGCCCGTATGGGTAAGGTTAAGCTTTCCGCTTCGCAGGAAGGCGACCATATTCTGCTTGTCATCGAAGATGATGGTAAGGGAATGGATGCCGAAAAACTCAAGGAAATTGCTATTTCCCGGGGCGTTTTGGATGCCGATGCGGCGGCGAGAATGTCAGATGTCGAAGCGTTTAATTTGATTTTTGCACCAGGGTTTTCAACCAAAACTGAGATCAGCGACATATCTGGTCGTGGTGTTGGTATGGATGTGGTTAAAACCAAGATCAACCAGTTAAATGGTACTGTTAATATTGATTCTGCACTGGGGCGTGGTACCCGTTTAGAAATCAAGGTTCCGCTGACGCTCGCTATCTTGCCTACCCTGATGATCATTGTTGGTAAGCAAACGTTTGCCCTGCCGTTAGGGTCGGTAAGCGAAATCATTAACATGGACATTAAAAAGACCAACACCGTCGATGGCCAGCTGACTATGATAGTACGGTCCAAAGCGATACCGCTGTTTTTCTTAGGTGAATGGTTGATTCGCGGGCCCAAAAACATAGAGCGAGACAAAGGTCACGTAGTGGTTGTGCAGATGGGCACTAAGCAGGTTGGCTTTGTTGTTGATGCGCTGATTGGTCAGGAAGAAGTGGTAATCAAGCCCCTCGATGCGTTATTACAGGGCACTCCTGGTATGGCGGGAGCGACGATTACATCCGACGGTGGTATTGCGTTAATTCTTGATATTCCGAACTTGCTGAAACGTTACGCGCGTAAAATTATTAAGTAACGAGTTAAGAGGATTGCTGGTTAATGGCCTACAAAGTCCTGGTGGTCGACGATTCGAGTTTTTATCGCCGTCGGGTAAAAGATATTTTAAATGCTGATCCCTCTCTGGAGGTGGTTGGTGAGGCAGCAAACGGGCGTCAGGCTATTGAAATGGTAAAGTCTTTACGCCCGGATGTTGTAACGATGGATGTGGAAATGCCATTAATGGATGGCATAGAAGCGGTCAAACGCATCATGAGCGAGTGTCCCGTATCCATTATCATGTTTTCTTCGTTGACCAGCGAAGGCGCTACAGCCACACTTGATGCTTTAGACGCCGGCGCGGTTGATTTCCTGCCTAAGAAATTTGAAGATATTGCTAAAGACCGCAGTGACGCTGCGACAACGCTACGTGCCAAAGTTCGCATGCTGGCTCGCCGTACGCCGTTAATGTCGGGTCGACTCAACCGGCTTTCGTCGGAGTCGCCAGGCAAACCTGTTCAACCAGCCAAACCCCCTGGCCGGGTAATGCCTACCAATGCGCCCAAGTCGACCTTTGTGCGCGGCTCCGGATTGCTCAGCGGTCAGCAAGGTGGTGTTGAAGAAGTAGAAACTGTCTCGCAGATAAAACGCAGCGGTAAACGCTATCGTTGCCTGGCAATTGGTGCATCGACTGGCGGACCGGTTGCGCTGCAGAATGTATTGGTTAAATTGCCTTCTGGGTTTCCTTACCCGATCTTTTTGATCCAGCATATGCCGGGTACATTTACCAATGCTTTTGCCGAACGCCTAAATCAGC
This window harbors:
- a CDS encoding protein-glutamate methylesterase/protein-glutamine glutaminase, producing the protein MAYKVLVVDDSSFYRRRVKDILNADPSLEVVGEAANGRQAIEMVKSLRPDVVTMDVEMPLMDGIEAVKRIMSECPVSIIMFSSLTSEGATATLDALDAGAVDFLPKKFEDIAKDRSDAATTLRAKVRMLARRTPLMSGRLNRLSSESPGKPVQPAKPPGRVMPTNAPKSTFVRGSGLLSGQQGGVEEVETVSQIKRSGKRYRCLAIGASTGGPVALQNVLVKLPSGFPYPIFLIQHMPGTFTNAFAERLNQHCKIEVKEAVHGEVVKPGCAYLAPGGKQMEVEKSAGQLRVVIRPSDEAGIGYKPSVDITFKSLSQVYGGDILGVILTGMGADGREGCRTIKALGGKIWAQDRDSSVVYGMPQAVTVDKLAEVNIGINDIGNCINTEMS
- a CDS encoding chemotaxis protein CheA yields the protein MSFDVDEDILQDFLVEAGEILEQLQEQLVDLENNPEDKDLLNAIFRGYHTVKGGAGFLSLTELVEICHGAENVFDVMRNGQRTLTPELMDTILQATDVVVDMFEKVKMREPLVPASAQLVETLHKLSTPETADENIFEDSAEAPAAPAEPEPIEDTFELDDEPVSTPDTTARSSELIEDISEDEFEALLDELHGTGGAPGAASAAKQATPKAEASVAASGGDDITDDEFEALLDELHGKGQFSKESAVEPSAKATPAAPVSDDSDEISDDEFEALLDQLHGEGKGPAAAAAKPAAASSEAAAPAATSKDKEKPAPKEASKPAPQPAAKAAPAAAKSPAPAGKEEKKSTPPPPPAETTVRVDTKRLDQIMNMVGELVLVRNRLISLGINNADESMSKAIANLDVVTGDLQGAVMQTRMQPIKKVFGRFPRVVRDLARTLKKEITLELEGEETDLDKNLVEALADPLVHLVRNSVDHGIEMPDDRQAAGKARMGKVKLSASQEGDHILLVIEDDGKGMDAEKLKEIAISRGVLDADAAARMSDVEAFNLIFAPGFSTKTEISDISGRGVGMDVVKTKINQLNGTVNIDSALGRGTRLEIKVPLTLAILPTLMIIVGKQTFALPLGSVSEIINMDIKKTNTVDGQLTMIVRSKAIPLFFLGEWLIRGPKNIERDKGHVVVVQMGTKQVGFVVDALIGQEEVVIKPLDALLQGTPGMAGATITSDGGIALILDIPNLLKRYARKIIK
- a CDS encoding protein phosphatase CheZ; its protein translation is MTEKKKVPMTLDEAKQLVTFLENGDDESANALLDAVAMKESVELFAEVGKLTRQLHDSLNNFQLDERIAGLANEEIPDAQTRLTYVIEETEKAANTTMDAVESSMPIVETMKGQLDSVMPEWKKLMNREIELDEFKSMCLDLDKFLEESAKNADQLMSLLTEVLMAQGYQDLTGQVIRRVIELVKEVEDSLVHMLTVFGGAEVSKSPSAAPKSVETEIKAEGPIIDAESRDDVVSGQDDVDDLLSSLGF